One Neisseria sicca genomic region harbors:
- the cas2 gene encoding CRISPR-associated endonuclease Cas2 produces the protein MLMLITYDISLEDAEGQARLRRVAKLCLDYGVRVQYSVFECDIAPDQWVVLKDRLLKTYNPETDSLRFYHLGSKWRRKVEHHGAKPAVDVFKDTLIV, from the coding sequence ATGCTGATGCTGATTACTTACGATATTTCGCTGGAAGACGCGGAAGGACAGGCAAGGCTGCGGCGCGTGGCGAAATTGTGTCTGGACTACGGTGTGCGCGTGCAGTATTCGGTGTTTGAATGCGACATCGCACCCGACCAGTGGGTTGTTTTAAAAGATAGACTTTTGAAAACCTACAACCCCGAAACCGACAGCCTGCGCTTTTACCATCTAGGCAGCAAATGGCGACGTAAAGTAGAACACCACGGCGCAAAACCGGCGGTGGATGTGTTTAAGGATACGTTGATTGTGTAA